The following are from one region of the Rosistilla carotiformis genome:
- a CDS encoding RHS repeat-associated core domain-containing protein, producing the protein MRPARRAVTTAKRRCLLEQLETRQLLAAVPFGQNPLQVLDVNRDGVVAPVDALRIINAINRSGSSAVDPRTEPGNFVDVSGDGAATALDALRVINALNRNTPILAATLPNDSGPIGDPTATLDLLTQDYRIDLGISIGPAGDARIALQVGDTGLPVDITDRFADNRASLSIAELDSIFGSPLPDGDHAVTGFLDDHAAFSFVLTVDRTAPAVEIPSLPQDADVSPTIRVVGNQIDANPSDSATLSIDGATRPLIVGADGRFNMPVTETPSSGSKQVLVSFSDQAGNVTEIDRAINIVPSMVVGATGAEGWVAQSADEIVFGSRDSFVVQADHLIQRGSGTSPRLEFDIEQLSEPTSTLLVSILDPNNVSQSALDTVPDGETIFSLHPGGDADYRLGLVQFDGTRVSIDLTELQLSQALVRFQSVAAQSSSEALLRVNALRVQTPQESAPRPRPRTSASRLAMPGPAIDLETFAATDELIVHLLSDRLDPQTGQYVATVQVESSSGMSRRPAVVKLPNVPVGVEISNASGTDDNGVPYINLTPAIPETGLGPGQWSLPIEIEIENPSLLLTTLQTEVLIGPANQPPVLPAIAAQTMMPGGVLNMDLRASDADGDRITYRLAPVGPAVLPSGGIDAQGILRLSPTPNEIGRYEFEVIASDGASETRRSFVLDVVADPNTDTRVSGTVLDVDGTPIAGMQVDLGQVSVLTDASGRFTLNLGNGTLVSDTLKIRGELYSGAATYPYIAEKLPLVLDRPPIVGVNNVIGRPIYLPKLDLANGQTIDPLNDTTVTTAAVPDTSVEIIAGTLLNQQGTSFDGTLSITEVPMTLTPAALPPGLQPDIVLTIQPGEMVFTAPAPLTFPNRSGWAPGTNMDLWSINPVTGQFDDVGDMRVSSDGQRIETISGGVRNSSWHFPSPPPPTPRAPEAQPANQDKACPPSSCGTSKPLQSRGSGCPEDCTATVKANSEVELHSGALLEMHSLIPYTSLGTSRGLTLHYDSETADPRPIVHFGFDDAVGGDDQRLVGSLSVSRGDFTSQIDGAANGQGVLSGQHYWTLPDDGGDITAAIQGDMRGLPSGIYQYQLTQGLMQFADGGVTGSTVTQSGEIVHVDASNSPLGAGWQLGGIQQLIENPDGSLLLVDGDGTTIRYSNTDIAGQYDSPPGDFSQVVKLADGSFVRTLTDQTTYAFDSSGRMTSVTDRNANATSLQYDGEGRLTKIVDPVGLATTLTYNALGKVDAITDPAARQTLLQYDAAGNLIRITDPDGTSRNFGYDSQHHLVQEIDQRGNVEQTFYGFHGRVERSIRKDGTEMFFEPLQTQHLQSVTATLDPTSPPPAAIQFDPVARVVDSNGNVTETRLNRLGQAVASIDFEGASTTVDRNDDNLITVETDTRGFSTRFGYDDRGNLILLDRPASTDGPAATMRLTSGQTVFATLNDLPQGASAAPPLDYDLFTIDATAGSELFVSISRTSSSSLEAILLSPSGAVVAQQTFGRFAEDLDRSGPLTESGNYTILVRDPGIARFGQQEFYLTATVIDDQPDADTVEIASGETISGSIDLRGDIDTYTIAVDAGDDLFITFREVLSSFSNLQTIVFDPAGNEIDQATVSAGGNLLLTDIADAGIYTILVRDADGANTGDYRLTATVIDTQTDDDTIALVSGRTVNANLGAGDIDTYTIALEAGDDLFVAFREANFSFNNLQTIVFDPAGDEIDRATVSAGGHLSLTDIATAGTYTILVRDADFANFGDYRLTATVIDLQTDDDTAALVSGRTVNGNLDFGDIDTYTIAVDAGDDLYVAFREVSFSFSNLQTIVFDPAGNEIERATVSIGGNLTFDEVAAGGLYTILVRDADGVNAGDYRLTATVLDAQADDDTVALVSGRTVNGNLDVGDIDTYSIAVDAGDDLYIAFREVVNDFSNLQAIVFDPAGNAIDETTVSIGHNFTFSSISTAGLYTILVRDVDARYTGDYRLTATVIDADAGDDAVALVSGRTTSGRLESGDIDTYTVAVDAGDDLYVAFREVVNDFSNLQTIVFDPAGNEIDRATVSEGGNLSLDSVSTAGLYTIMVRDADARYTGDYRLTATVVDAQADADTVALVSGRTVNANLGSGDIDTYTIVVDAGDDLFVAFREVVNDFSNLQTIIYDPAGNEIDQATVSLGGNFSFSDVSVAGTYTILVRDADGQYAGDYRLTATVIDAQADDDAVALVSGRTASGRLDSGDVDTYTIDVDAGDDLYLAFREVVNDFSNLQAIVFDPAGVPIDQATASIGANLDFRDLATGGTYTILIRDADAVNRGEYRLTATVIDGESDANVLALENAEQVVAALDVGDIDTFTINAQAGDAISIAFEEVVNRFSNLQAVLYSPNGSLIDSAVTATSGTITAAALSATGDYTILIRDLDGQSSGEYRVRGTRNGAPDGGDRQADEETIAVVTDEILADAVTETLAENAESAPTPVAERVPQPTLEFFSNIDERAPRQISEPLLSIISEQIASDDDLGHRTIDEAGAVDEIEFIADASGAFFATIDSDTLTLRIRVVGPDGSELISTTNFADGNDGRVDIDLIDLERAGAYSLQIAADDGVSIGDYRVISSVIDVSTTAQVGSPRRMTYDATFNQLTSVTDELGRQTLYTLDPATGNTTAIREVVGQIDDAINGQTDDLVTAITYAAHGLIDTITDPLGRVTDYDYNAAGLPISITFAVGTVDAATRRFEYDDRGNQTAIVDENGNRTTMQYDAMNRLTMVIEADPDGVGPLESPVSRFVYDAAGNPIETIDAANSVTTVVFDPMDRPTTVRDELGNETTTKYDRFGNVASITDPNGNTTRFVYDARNRRIATIDPDGGVTEFAYDTDNNLIAITDSVGNRTEFVYDGRDRMIAETDPLGAVTRFHFDPVDNLIRKLDRNGRSIRLQYDELDRLVTEDWFAAGVEPLGDAPAEDRLKPTLQQTITYTYDKPGNLLSIEDNFSRYDYTYDARNRVTQVDAFLSANVGVQAFAAIDAGNPNHRLPSLQHSLTYTYDDVGNVLSVTDGLGATTTTAYDPLNRPIAMDQSGGGATEKAVDMAFDQIGQYESIERYADVARTLSVANTRYTYDEINRLTDLVHTDATDSVLAFYDFAYDSASRITRIGDISGVTNYSYDDRDQLTGATRGASDIRGNENYEYDANGNRLDSHLHGANYQTGDANRLLSDGTYTYQYDAEGNMIRRTEDATGDYRTFEFDHRNRLFRVTDFSSGDVIVQEVTYTYDALDRRIARTVDENGDAAGGESTEMFVYDREDVLLDFVDADGSIATQAPALAVRYFHGPGIDQVLAQEAVGSAGSQWYLTDHLGTTRELIGDDGRLLNRLSYDSFGNLVAESDASVTTRYQFTGREFDEAVGLSYYRARFYDAVIGRFVSEDPIGFAGGDGNLTRYVANTPLVNIDPSGHKSKTYDYSLLAYDSTPLPKDGSSRIPRPPTQAYTYVGVSTSFTALGAIAIQRGTLTNQSTGVAYPVATYSLGVGVLVDGSFEVEAGTFHLSFPNEIAGRGKTINLSAGEVVVGSGSLVYDSYGNLLGTTNGIGIGAGSYFGANRFQSYTIVGKPQMVGGRTINCP; encoded by the coding sequence ATGAGACCGGCAAGGCGAGCCGTCACAACGGCAAAGCGTCGCTGCCTGCTTGAGCAGCTGGAAACACGGCAACTGTTAGCGGCCGTTCCCTTCGGACAAAATCCGCTTCAGGTGTTGGACGTCAACCGCGACGGGGTCGTTGCACCGGTAGACGCGTTGCGGATCATCAATGCGATCAATCGATCGGGTTCGAGTGCCGTCGATCCACGGACGGAGCCTGGCAACTTTGTCGACGTGTCAGGGGATGGGGCCGCGACAGCTTTAGATGCCCTGCGGGTAATCAATGCGTTAAACCGCAACACGCCAATCCTCGCCGCAACGCTTCCCAACGATTCGGGCCCCATAGGGGATCCAACCGCCACGCTGGATCTGCTGACCCAAGATTATCGCATCGATCTGGGAATCAGCATTGGCCCCGCTGGCGACGCGCGGATCGCTCTGCAGGTTGGCGACACCGGACTGCCAGTCGATATCACCGACCGATTTGCCGACAACCGAGCGAGCCTTTCGATCGCGGAACTCGATTCCATCTTCGGCAGCCCATTGCCCGACGGCGACCACGCCGTGACGGGTTTTCTAGATGATCACGCCGCGTTTTCGTTCGTTCTGACGGTCGACCGGACCGCACCAGCGGTCGAGATCCCATCGCTGCCTCAGGATGCGGATGTCAGTCCCACGATTCGCGTGGTAGGAAATCAGATCGATGCCAATCCGAGCGACTCCGCAACGCTATCGATCGATGGAGCGACACGCCCATTGATCGTCGGGGCCGACGGGCGATTCAACATGCCGGTCACCGAGACCCCTTCATCGGGATCGAAACAGGTTCTCGTAAGCTTTAGCGACCAAGCGGGCAACGTGACCGAGATCGATCGTGCCATCAACATCGTTCCCTCCATGGTTGTCGGAGCGACGGGAGCCGAGGGTTGGGTGGCGCAGAGTGCCGACGAGATCGTCTTTGGCAGCCGCGATAGCTTTGTCGTGCAAGCCGACCATTTGATTCAACGCGGCTCGGGCACCTCGCCACGGTTGGAGTTCGATATCGAACAACTCAGCGAACCGACGTCCACGCTGCTGGTATCGATCCTCGATCCTAACAATGTTTCGCAATCGGCGCTGGATACGGTGCCCGATGGCGAAACGATCTTCTCGCTGCATCCTGGTGGCGATGCCGATTATCGGCTTGGTTTAGTTCAGTTTGATGGGACACGGGTGTCGATCGATCTGACGGAATTGCAACTGTCTCAAGCCTTGGTCCGCTTCCAAAGCGTCGCGGCCCAATCGTCCTCCGAAGCCTTGCTGCGCGTCAACGCCTTGCGAGTGCAAACACCTCAGGAAAGTGCCCCACGGCCACGTCCGCGAACCTCAGCATCGCGTCTTGCGATGCCAGGCCCAGCGATCGATTTAGAAACCTTCGCTGCAACCGACGAACTCATTGTGCACCTGCTCAGCGACCGGCTGGACCCGCAAACCGGGCAGTATGTTGCCACGGTCCAGGTCGAGAGTTCGTCGGGGATGTCGCGACGGCCGGCGGTGGTCAAGCTGCCAAACGTGCCGGTCGGCGTTGAGATCTCGAACGCCAGCGGAACCGATGACAATGGCGTTCCCTACATCAATCTGACTCCAGCGATTCCGGAAACGGGTCTCGGCCCAGGTCAATGGTCGCTTCCAATCGAAATCGAAATCGAAAACCCAAGCCTGCTGCTCACGACGCTACAAACCGAGGTCCTGATTGGACCGGCGAACCAGCCGCCGGTGTTGCCAGCGATTGCGGCGCAAACGATGATGCCCGGTGGCGTGCTGAATATGGACCTCCGAGCCAGCGATGCCGATGGAGATCGCATCACCTACCGGCTGGCACCGGTCGGTCCCGCCGTATTGCCCAGCGGCGGCATCGATGCGCAAGGCATACTACGATTGTCGCCGACGCCGAACGAAATCGGCCGCTACGAATTCGAAGTCATCGCCTCCGACGGCGCATCGGAAACGCGACGTTCGTTTGTGCTGGATGTCGTTGCGGATCCCAACACCGACACGCGTGTTAGCGGCACCGTTCTCGACGTCGACGGTACGCCAATCGCTGGGATGCAGGTGGATCTTGGACAGGTCAGCGTGTTAACCGACGCGTCGGGGCGTTTTACGCTGAACCTGGGTAACGGAACGCTAGTCAGCGACACGCTGAAGATCCGCGGAGAACTTTATTCGGGCGCAGCCACCTACCCTTACATTGCCGAAAAGCTGCCGCTCGTCCTCGATCGCCCTCCAATCGTTGGCGTCAACAACGTCATTGGGCGACCAATCTATCTGCCTAAATTGGATCTGGCCAACGGCCAAACCATCGACCCGCTGAACGATACGACAGTCACGACAGCGGCGGTCCCCGACACGTCGGTGGAGATCATCGCCGGCACGCTATTGAACCAGCAGGGGACTTCGTTTGATGGCACGTTGAGCATCACTGAAGTCCCGATGACGTTGACCCCCGCGGCGTTGCCGCCCGGTCTGCAACCCGATATCGTCCTGACGATCCAGCCGGGCGAGATGGTCTTTACGGCCCCCGCTCCATTGACATTCCCCAACCGCTCCGGCTGGGCACCGGGAACGAACATGGATCTGTGGTCGATCAATCCCGTGACGGGGCAGTTCGACGACGTGGGAGACATGCGAGTCAGCAGCGACGGTCAACGGATCGAAACGATCTCCGGCGGCGTCCGCAACAGCAGCTGGCATTTCCCCTCGCCACCGCCACCAACGCCGCGTGCTCCCGAAGCTCAGCCGGCTAACCAAGATAAAGCGTGTCCTCCGTCGAGTTGCGGCACCAGCAAACCACTGCAGTCGCGCGGTTCGGGCTGCCCGGAGGATTGTACGGCGACGGTGAAAGCGAACTCGGAAGTTGAATTACACAGCGGTGCGCTACTAGAAATGCATTCGTTGATCCCCTACACCTCGTTGGGGACCTCGCGTGGTCTGACCCTGCACTACGATTCTGAAACAGCCGATCCACGGCCCATCGTGCATTTTGGATTCGACGACGCGGTTGGTGGCGACGACCAGCGTTTGGTCGGGTCGCTGTCGGTCTCACGCGGCGATTTCACCAGCCAAATCGACGGCGCCGCCAACGGCCAAGGTGTTTTGTCGGGGCAACATTATTGGACGCTCCCCGACGACGGAGGCGATATCACCGCGGCGATTCAAGGGGATATGCGTGGTCTGCCATCGGGAATCTATCAATACCAATTGACCCAAGGTTTGATGCAGTTCGCCGATGGCGGCGTGACCGGTTCGACCGTTACGCAATCCGGCGAGATCGTACATGTCGACGCGTCCAACAGTCCGCTGGGCGCCGGTTGGCAATTGGGCGGCATCCAACAATTGATCGAAAACCCCGACGGTTCGCTGTTGCTGGTCGACGGGGATGGCACGACGATACGTTATTCGAATACCGACATCGCGGGACAATACGATTCGCCTCCAGGCGACTTCTCTCAAGTAGTAAAGCTGGCCGATGGCAGCTTCGTGCGGACGCTAACCGACCAGACAACGTACGCTTTTGATTCCTCCGGACGAATGACGTCGGTCACCGATCGCAACGCAAATGCCACCTCGTTGCAATACGATGGCGAGGGGCGGTTGACGAAGATCGTCGACCCCGTCGGTCTGGCAACCACGTTGACCTACAACGCGCTGGGGAAGGTCGATGCGATCACCGACCCGGCCGCGCGGCAAACCCTGTTGCAATACGATGCTGCCGGCAATTTGATTCGCATCACCGATCCCGATGGCACGTCGCGTAATTTTGGCTACGACAGCCAGCACCACTTGGTCCAAGAGATCGATCAACGTGGCAATGTCGAGCAGACGTTCTACGGTTTCCATGGGCGTGTGGAGCGGTCGATCCGCAAGGACGGGACCGAGATGTTTTTCGAACCGCTGCAGACTCAGCACTTGCAATCGGTCACCGCAACGTTGGACCCGACGTCGCCCCCCCCCGCAGCGATCCAATTCGATCCCGTGGCCCGCGTGGTCGACAGCAACGGCAACGTGACCGAAACGCGATTGAATCGTCTGGGCCAAGCGGTCGCATCGATCGATTTCGAGGGCGCTTCGACCACCGTCGATCGCAACGATGACAATTTGATCACCGTCGAGACCGATACGCGCGGTTTCAGCACCCGGTTTGGCTACGACGATCGCGGCAATTTGATCCTTTTGGACCGACCGGCATCCACCGATGGGCCCGCCGCAACGATGCGTTTAACCAGCGGTCAGACCGTGTTTGCGACACTGAACGATCTGCCGCAGGGTGCCTCTGCCGCGCCCCCTTTGGACTACGACCTGTTTACGATCGATGCTACCGCCGGATCGGAACTGTTTGTCTCGATCAGCCGCACGTCATCGTCGTCATTAGAAGCGATTTTGCTGAGCCCTTCGGGTGCGGTCGTCGCCCAACAGACCTTTGGCCGCTTTGCTGAAGATCTGGACCGCAGCGGACCGCTGACCGAATCGGGCAATTACACCATCCTGGTCCGCGACCCAGGCATTGCGCGGTTTGGTCAGCAGGAATTCTACCTGACCGCAACGGTGATCGATGACCAGCCCGACGCCGATACCGTAGAAATTGCAAGCGGAGAAACGATCAGTGGTTCGATCGATCTTCGCGGTGACATCGATACCTACACCATTGCGGTCGATGCCGGCGACGATCTGTTTATCACCTTCCGCGAAGTCCTCAGCAGCTTTAGCAACCTGCAAACGATCGTCTTCGATCCCGCGGGCAACGAGATCGATCAAGCCACCGTATCTGCCGGTGGAAATCTGTTGCTGACCGACATCGCCGACGCGGGTATTTATACGATCTTGGTCCGCGACGCCGATGGAGCCAATACCGGCGATTACCGATTAACGGCGACGGTGATCGACACGCAAACCGATGACGACACCATTGCGTTGGTCAGCGGCCGCACGGTGAATGCCAACCTCGGCGCTGGAGACATCGATACCTACACCATCGCCCTAGAGGCTGGTGACGATCTGTTTGTCGCTTTCCGCGAAGCCAACTTCAGTTTCAACAACCTGCAAACGATCGTCTTCGATCCGGCAGGCGATGAGATCGATCGGGCGACCGTATCGGCAGGAGGTCATCTGTCGCTGACCGACATCGCGACTGCGGGCACTTATACGATCCTGGTCCGCGACGCCGATTTCGCCAACTTCGGCGATTACCGGTTAACCGCGACGGTGATCGATCTTCAAACGGACGACGATACCGCTGCATTGGTTAGCGGTCGTACGGTCAATGGGAATTTGGACTTTGGCGACATCGACACCTACACCATCGCTGTCGACGCCGGCGATGACTTGTACGTCGCGTTCCGCGAAGTTAGCTTTAGTTTCAGCAACCTGCAAACGATCGTCTTCGATCCGGCCGGCAATGAAATCGAGCGAGCGACGGTTTCTATTGGAGGCAATCTTACTTTCGATGAGGTCGCTGCCGGAGGCCTCTATACGATTCTGGTTCGCGACGCCGATGGAGTGAACGCGGGCGACTACCGGTTGACTGCGACGGTGCTCGACGCTCAAGCGGACGACGATACCGTCGCATTGGTCAGCGGTCGGACGGTCAATGGAAATTTGGACGTTGGCGACATCGACACCTACAGCATCGCTGTCGACGCCGGCGACGATCTATACATCGCGTTCCGCGAGGTCGTCAATGATTTCAGTAACCTGCAAGCGATCGTCTTTGATCCGGCGGGCAACGCGATCGACGAGACGACCGTTTCGATAGGGCATAATTTTACTTTCAGCAGTATTTCCACCGCAGGTCTTTACACGATTCTGGTTCGCGATGTCGATGCACGCTACACCGGCGACTACCGCCTGACGGCCACGGTGATCGATGCGGACGCCGGCGACGATGCTGTCGCGCTGGTCAGCGGACGCACCACAAGCGGACGCCTGGAAAGTGGCGACATCGACACCTACACCGTTGCCGTCGACGCAGGGGACGATCTTTATGTCGCGTTCCGCGAGGTCGTCAATGATTTCAGCAACCTGCAAACGATCGTCTTCGATCCGGCGGGCAACGAGATCGATCGGGCGACCGTTTCGGAAGGAGGCAACCTTTCGCTGGACAGTGTTTCCACCGCCGGTCTTTACACGATCATGGTTCGCGATGCCGATGCACGCTACACCGGGGATTACCGCCTGACGGCCACAGTCGTCGACGCCCAAGCCGATGCTGACACGGTCGCATTGGTCAGTGGCCGCACGGTCAATGCGAACTTGGGATCTGGAGATATCGACACCTACACCATCGTCGTCGACGCCGGGGATGATCTGTTTGTCGCGTTCCGCGAGGTCGTCAATGACTTCAGCAATTTGCAAACGATCATCTACGATCCGGCGGGCAACGAGATCGATCAAGCGACCGTTTCACTTGGCGGCAACTTTTCATTTAGCGATGTTTCAGTCGCAGGCACCTACACGATTCTGGTCCGGGATGCCGATGGGCAATACGCTGGCGACTACCGCCTGACGGCCACGGTGATCGATGCCCAAGCCGATGACGACGCGGTCGCGCTGGTCAGCGGACGCACCGCAAGCGGGCGGCTCGACAGCGGCGATGTCGATACCTACACGATCGATGTCGACGCGGGCGACGACCTGTATCTCGCATTCCGCGAGGTCGTCAACGATTTCAGCAACCTGCAAGCAATCGTCTTCGATCCGGCAGGCGTCCCAATCGACCAAGCGACAGCATCCATTGGCGCCAACCTTGACTTCCGCGACCTGGCGACCGGGGGGACCTACACGATTCTGATTCGCGACGCCGATGCCGTGAACAGGGGCGAATACCGATTGACCGCGACGGTAATCGACGGGGAATCCGATGCAAACGTTCTGGCACTTGAGAACGCTGAACAGGTCGTCGCTGCGCTTGATGTTGGCGACATCGATACCTTTACAATTAACGCCCAAGCAGGCGATGCGATTTCGATCGCGTTTGAAGAGGTGGTGAATCGATTTTCGAATTTGCAGGCCGTCCTCTATTCGCCCAACGGCAGTTTGATCGATTCGGCAGTGACCGCGACGTCGGGAACGATCACCGCCGCTGCGCTTTCGGCGACGGGCGACTATACAATTTTGATCCGCGACCTCGACGGTCAGAGCAGCGGCGAATATCGCGTCCGGGGCACGCGCAATGGCGCTCCTGATGGGGGTGATCGTCAAGCGGACGAGGAAACGATTGCCGTCGTCACCGACGAAATACTGGCGGATGCCGTCACGGAAACCTTAGCGGAGAATGCCGAATCCGCGCCGACGCCAGTTGCCGAACGGGTGCCACAGCCGACGTTGGAATTTTTCAGCAACATCGATGAGCGTGCCCCACGCCAAATATCCGAACCTTTGCTCAGCATCATTTCCGAACAGATTGCAAGTGATGATGACCTAGGTCACCGGACGATTGACGAAGCGGGAGCGGTGGACGAAATCGAGTTTATTGCAGACGCTTCGGGCGCGTTTTTCGCAACCATCGATTCCGACACACTCACACTGCGTATCCGCGTTGTGGGCCCCGATGGAAGTGAATTGATTTCCACAACCAATTTCGCCGATGGCAACGACGGACGCGTCGACATCGATTTGATCGATCTCGAACGGGCGGGAGCGTATTCATTGCAGATCGCGGCCGATGACGGGGTCTCGATCGGTGATTACCGGGTAATCAGCAGTGTGATCGATGTCAGCACAACAGCTCAGGTCGGATCGCCGCGGCGGATGACGTACGATGCAACCTTTAACCAATTGACCTCGGTCACCGATGAACTGGGGCGACAGACGCTCTATACCCTTGATCCGGCAACCGGAAATACGACGGCGATTCGAGAGGTCGTGGGGCAAATCGACGATGCGATCAATGGACAGACCGACGATCTGGTCACGGCAATCACCTACGCCGCTCACGGGCTGATCGACACGATCACCGATCCTCTGGGCCGGGTAACCGACTACGACTACAACGCGGCCGGACTGCCGATATCCATCACCTTTGCCGTCGGCACCGTCGACGCAGCGACGCGGCGGTTTGAATACGACGACCGCGGAAATCAAACCGCCATCGTCGATGAAAACGGCAATCGAACGACAATGCAGTACGACGCGATGAACCGTTTGACAATGGTCATCGAAGCGGATCCCGATGGTGTGGGACCCTTGGAATCTCCGGTCAGCCGGTTTGTCTACGACGCGGCCGGCAATCCGATCGAAACGATCGATGCCGCCAATAGCGTCACGACGGTTGTTTTCGATCCAATGGACCGCCCAACAACGGTTCGCGACGAACTGGGGAACGAAACAACAACCAAGTACGATCGCTTTGGCAACGTCGCATCGATCACCGATCCCAATGGAAATACAACCCGTTTCGTTTACGACGCGCGAAATCGCCGGATCGCCACGATCGATCCCGATGGCGGCGTGACCGAGTTTGCGTATGACACCGACAACAACTTGATCGCCATCACCGACTCGGTCGGCAATCGCACGGAGTTCGTCTACGACGGACGCGATCGCATGATTGCCGAAACCGATCCGCTGGGAGCCGTCACCCGTTTCCACTTCGACCCGGTCGACAATCTGATTCGCAAGCTCGACCGCAATGGCCGATCGATACGACTGCAATACGATGAACTCGATCGCTTGGTCACCGAAGATTGGTTCGCTGCTGGAGTCGAGCCTTTAGGCGACGCGCCCGCCGAAGATCGGCTAAAGCCTACACTCCAGCAGACCATCACCTACACCTACGACAAGCCCGGCAACCTCCTCTCCATCGAAGACAACTTCAGCCGCTACGACTACACCTACGACGCCCGCAACCGCGTCACGCAAGTCGACGCATTCTTGAGCGCCAACGTAGGCGTCCAGGCGTTTGCTGCCATCGACGCGGGGAATCCAAATCATCGGCTGCCTTCGCTGCAACATTCCCTCACGTACACCTACGACGATGTGGGGAATGTGCTGAGCGTCACCGACGGCTTGGGGGCCACAACGACAACTGCCTACGATCCGCTGAACCGCCCGATCGCGATGGATCAATCGGGGGGCGGGGCAACGGAAAAAGCGGTCGACATGGCGTTCGACCAAATCGGGCAGTACGAGTCGATCGAGCGCTATGCGGACGTCGCTCGCACCTTGTCGGTTGCCAACACGCGTTACACCTACGACGAAATCAATCGGTTGACCGATCTAGTCCACACGGACGCGACCGATAGCGTCCTGGCCTTCTACGACTTCGCTTACGATTCGGCCAGTCGCATCACTCGCATCGGGGACATCTCCGGCGTGACCAACTACAGTTACGATGATCGCGACCAATTGACCGGAGCCACGCGTGGAGCTTCCGACATCCGCGGCAACGAGAACTACGAATACGACGCCAACGGCAACCGACTCGATTCCCACCTCCACGGCGCGAACTACCAAACCGGCGACGCGAACCGATTGCTTTCCGATGGGACGTACACCTACCAGTACGACGCCGAAGGCAACATGATTCGTCGGACGGAGGATGCGACGGGAGACTATCGAACGTTTGAGTTTGATCATCGGAATCGCTTGTTCCGCGTCACCGATTTCTCATCGGGCGATGTGATCGTTCAAGAGGTCACGTACACCTACGACGCGTTGGATCGGCGGATTGCACGCACCGTCGATGAAAACGGCGACGCCGCCGGCGGCGAATCGACCGAGATGTTCGTCTACGACCGTGAAGACGTCTTATTGGACTTTGTCGATGCCGATGGATCGATCGCGACACAGGCACCGGCGCTAGCCGTTCGGTATTTCCATGGCCCGGGAATCGACCAGGTGTTGGCGCAAGAGGCTGTTGGTTCCGCTGGCAGCCAGTGGTACTTGACCGATCACCTGGGCACCACTCGCGAATTGATCGGCGACGATGGCCGTCTGCTGAATCGTTTGAGCTACGATTCGTTTGGAAATTTGGTTGCGGAGTCCGATGCGAGTGTGACGACGCGATATCAGTTCACCGGACGAGAGTTCGATGAGGCGGTTGGGCTCTCCTACTATCGAGCACGCTTCTACGACGCGGTGATTGGCAGGTTTGTTAGCGAGGATCCGATCGGTTTTGCTGGTGGAGACGGGAATCTTACTAGATATGTGGCGAATACACCTCTTGTGAACATTGACCCCAGCGGCCATAAATCCAAGACTTACGACTATTCACTTCTTGCCTACGACTCCACACCTTTGCCGAAGGATGGAAGTTCTCGCATCCCGCGTCCTCCAACTCAGGCGTATACGTATGTAGGTGTTTCAACAAGTTTTACGGCCTTAGGTGCCATCGCAATACAACGCGGCACGTTGACGAACCAGTCGACAGGTGTCGCATATCCAGTTGCAACGTATTCACTAGGAGTGGGGGTGTTGGTTGATGGTTCCTTCGAAGTTGAAGCTGGGACATTCCACTTAAGCTTTCCGAATGAAATTGCGGGACGAGGCAAGACCATCAACTTGAGCGCAGGCGAGGTTGTCGTGGGTTCGGGCAGCTTGGTATACGACTCATACGGCAATTTACTCGGGACGACAAACGGCATTGGAATAGGCGCAGGATCTTACTTTGGCGCAAACCGGTTTCAGTCGTATACGATTGTTGGTAAACCTCAAATGGTCGGTGGTCGAACAATAAACTGTCCGTGA